DNA from Palaemon carinicauda isolate YSFRI2023 chromosome 26, ASM3689809v2, whole genome shotgun sequence:
TTCTCAGAGTACCATGATTCCtgccagtaaagagagagagagagaggagagagagagagagagagagagagatgcgattaCCCATCTAAGAATATGGCATTTTATTTCAATGTATAGGATACTTGCTTCTCAGAGTACCATGATTCCtgccagtaaagagagagagagagagagagagagagagagagagagagatactattactCATCTAAGAATATGGCATTTTATTTCAATGTATAGGATACTTGCTTCTCAAATTCCTCACTTGTTGTTTTGGGGAAGTGTTTCAAAACtatagattatagaaaaaaaaatcattttatttctgGTGATAATAAcctatttgttttaatgttattattgttgttaaacttatcttgtagttttttatttactttcctagctgagctattttccctgtcggggcccttgggcttatagcattctactttttcaaatagggttgtagctcagaaagtagtaataataataataataataataataataataataataataataataatgatattatggaCTGTTGGGTGATTGGAAGAACTCCATGATTGGCTAACGTTATCAACGTGAAATATTGACAAAGAatgacatttatacacacacacacacacaaacacacacacacacacacacacatatatatatatatatatatataaatatatatatatacatatgtatatatatacatatatgtatatatatatataatatatatatgtatgtatatatatatatatataccaacaatgtcgcatgcatatatatatatatatataccaacaatgtcgcatgcatatatatatatatatatgtacatatacatatatatatatatatatattgttaggagtattgaatttatgtaaatactgtattttttgtagtgtacattgtaaatgttttgtagtttatatttttcccgtgtctgtctgtgttgtccttgcgtgttgtttgggtgtttgtattcttcagtccttggatggtttacttcggccatGTTGAGACAGGCTTGTTTGACAATTAACTTAACCAAGAGTGATTTCGGCCATGCAAAGCTGCAATACCTTGGATATGTGATTGGCAGCGGTGAGGTATCCCCAGTAGCAGCCAAAGTAGACGCCATCACCAAGCTAAGCTGCCCAAGATCCAGACGTGAAGTAAGAAAATTCCTTGGGATGGTAGGCTACTATAGgaggttttgtaaaaacttctctgaAGTAGTAGCCCCATTAACTGACTTAACCAGCAGCAAGAGGAAGTTCGTTTGGACACCAGTTTGTGAGGAAGCCTTTCGACGAGCCAAAGATTTCCTAACCAGTAGCCCTGTCCTGAAGGCTCCTGATTTTGGCTCTCCCTTTGCTGTCGAGGTCGACGCTAGTGACGGTGGAATAGGCGCTGTACTCTTGCAGAAAGGGCCAGGTGACCTGCATCATCCTGTTGCTTACATGTCAAAGAAACTAAAGAATCATCAGCGAAATTACTCCACAATCGAAAAGGAAGCACTTGCTCTTTTGACTGCATTGGAGCACTTCGAAGTTTATCTTTCTGGCAGTCCTGCTCCCATATTAGTCTTCACAGATCATGAGCCACGCAAGTTTGTAGACCGGATGAGAACCAAAAATAAAAGgctcatgaagtggtggttatctTTGCAGCAGTTTGATTTAAAGATCCAGCACATCCGTGGACAGGATAACCTTCGACCAGACATTTTATCACGCTGTAGTAACTAACTAGACAGGTTGGTCGAAAATCTTTAACATAGTTTTCGACTTAAGGAGGGggatgttaggagtattgaatttatgtaaatactgtatttttgtagtgtacattgtaaatgttttgtagtttatatttttcccgtgtctgtctgtgttgtccttgcgtgttgtttgggtgtttgtattcttcagtccttggatggtttacttcggccattggagcgccaccagggattgagatttcttggatttgtcatagtgtaaataactctggattatatacaaaagtgtttacattatttgtacatgttaaattgtaagtattactatattgcatttaaggttctgttgacgcttgctgtgtatgtatgtattttctgccttttgttgtgtttattattgacgttattttcccgttttatctacggtgtattgataatcAATTTATTTGTTACCTGCTtgttttgctcatttgtagtactGCTGTACAATGTTAACgttcctggagtttcgttaattacattcgttattgctttggtttcattattcttgttatcatcgtaatccttatctttatatgtatctttaattaattttaagtaaagtaactaatttcgtagtgttttccttattccgtattatatatttactcgcatgtcatactcaaatttaatgctatttaaatttggataggagctctgttatgaaagtaatctaagttaaggcatcattaaatgtcttgttatttattgtctatggccgtttggagctccgcttcgtacttgcatcagtgaaatgctggaaagggtattaagaggcgaatggtcgtaacaatttgggggcctgtccgggttTCTGTTTTGCGGAGTAAATCAAAGTGACCGTTAAAAGCTAAAGTTGTTATAAACTTATATTTCCGTATGTTTATCATTTTGCCTTCCATATGTTTAATAGTATTTTGCCGTGAAGTGTTAATGTTAAAAATACGGTGCTGTGCTCTTTAAGAATAATCAGATTGCGTATCAagagttatttttatttgttaaagtGAATGCAttcgttcatttttcttttgtttacgtctTGAAGTTAATTTTTTCTCGATTGTATAGTTTTGAATATGGAGCCTTTCAGCATTAGTGATTTTTCCAGTAACCCAAGTGTGCATTATTTGCGTAATCATCGCATGAGGAAGGATGACTGGTTGGCTATAGCAGTGAATTATGACATTTCTGTTAGAAAGGTGTGGAGGAAATCTCAGATTAAGAATTTTGTTATAAATGCTTTGGTTGAGGGGGAGACTTTGCCAGAGGAAGCTTATGATTTATTAGATGAAGAGGGATCCAAGTTAACTCTCAAGCAGTTAGAATTGCAGTATGCTCGTGAAAAAGAGGAGATAGACAAGAGAGGAGAGAGCGTGAGGAGTTggagaggaaagagaggagagtgcgtgaagagttagagaggaaggataggatagaacgagaggaaagagagtgagagagcgtgatgagttagagaggaaggataggATAGAACGAGAGGAAAGAGAGCACAGATATCAATTAGAGCTGTTGGAGAAAAAGAGAACGATAAAAGATAACGTGAGCCAAGGCGATGAAAGTGAACAGGTAATTGATGTTGTTAAGGCTTCTAAAATgattcagttgtttgatgaagcGGATCCAGATGAGTTCTTTATGCTTTTTGAAAGACTTGCGCTTAATTTGAAGTGGCCTAAGCGTTTATGGCCCGTAATCTTGCAGCCGTCATTAAAGGGTAAAGCTAGAACAGTTTTCTTGTCGTTAACATCTAGTGAGAGTAATGATTACGACTTTACTAAAGATAGTATCCTGAAAGCTTATGAGCTTATGGCTGAGTATTATCGTCTCAAGTTTCGAAGATATAAGAAGTTTGATTcgcattcatatattgaatattcacATAATCTTGTTAAATTACATGATAAATGGTATACAGCAGCAAGTGTCACTATCTTAGATGAATATAGGGAGCTCATTTTACTTGAACAATTCATTAGAGGTGTTCCTATTGATGTTCAGAGATACTTATTTGAGCGTGAGGTTACAACTTTACAAAGAGCAGCTGTGTTAGCTGAGAATTACAGTTTAATTAAACCACATCAACATAGTCAAAGACAATCCAAGAAATCTCCAGGTAATGTATCAGAGGAGAAGAAATCCTCTGGCTCATACAGTAGAAGTCTGTCTGAGGTTAGGTGTTACAAATGTAACCAGCTTGGTCACATGAAGGCAAGATGTCCTAGTAATTATAAGGAGGGGAAGAGCGAATCTTCGGATCAAATATGGCAATTAGGAAGGTCCAGCAGGAAATTCCTGTTTCTCATTGTGATAGGTTAGATAATGAGTTTGCTCCTTTCAAGTTTGATGGGGTGGTGTCAGTGTCAGATGACCTACGTAGAAGTGTGCCTGTTAGGATAGTACGGGACACTTGTTCTTCTAATAGTCTAATTGTAAAAGGAAAGGTTCCTGGATTGGAAAAGACTTTTACATCCGATAGACTGGTTGTTAGAAGTTTGGGTGGGACTGGTAACAGTTCCCTTGTGTAGGTTATATCTGCATTGTGGTTTATTAGCTCGTTATGTCACAGTTGGGGTGGTGGATGAATTGCCCATTCGAGGTGTTGATTTTCTTATGGGGAACGACTTGGCAGGAGGGAAGGTTGTACCTAGTCCCGTAATTGTTGACACTCCATTAGAGGTAAGCCCCGTGGAAGATCCAGTATTGTATCCTTCTTGTGTTGTACAGCGTAGCAGAAGTCTGGCTGTGGTAGAAGTCCCACGAGAGCGTGGAACAGATGTGACCAAGGACGTCAATGTAAGTACTACGTCAGGTACTTTAGGAAAAGATGCTGTTGGTACAGTTGAcgtagatatcaatattgatagtttattccaaactgatagttttggaggtaatgtaaaagagaaagaaaTTGGGCTAGAAACTAAGTTTGGTTTGAAGACTGGTAACGTAGTAATGGTAAATACTGTAAActcaatagaaaatgaaaataattcaagtaatgtttttgattactctgataatctttttgatatgaaatgTTCTGATATTATAAAAGCTCAACAGGAAGATTTGTCTTTGCAGTCTATTTACAGTGAAGTTGTTGCAGAAGACCAGATCAATACGGAGCCAGTATGCTATTACCTGAGGAATGGACTACTGATGAGGAAGTTCAGATCTTTGCATACTCCGGCAAGTTCAACTTGGGAAATCAGGAATCAGATTGTTATTCCAGCGAGCCTAAGGCAAAAAGTATTACACATGGCACATAATGTATCTTCTTCAcacttaggaataaggaagactttgAGTGCAGTTCTTCAACTCTTTTACTGGCCTGGTATAAGGAAAAGTGTCACTGAGTACTGTAAGTCTTGTGCAGTATGTCAGCTGGTTGGTAAGCCGAATCAGATTATAAAACCTGCCCCTTTACAACCTATCCCTGTTTTACCTGAGCCTTTTGACAAAGTCATATTAGATtgtgtgggtcctttacccaaaagtaagaagcagaatcaatatacgattacaatgatgtgcagttccattcgttatcctgatgcctatccacttaggaacataagttctaagacactgatcccagttttaataaaatttttcactCAGTATGGTATCCCCAACGATTATCCAGACTGATAGAGGAAGTAACTTTACCTCTGATTTATTTAGACAGGTTATGGCAGCTATGAGCATTAAACATACCTTGTCCTCGgtataccatccagagagtcaaggAGCCCTGGAACGGTTCCATCAGACGTTGAAGGATGCCCTTACGAAGTACTGTCAGGAACATCGGACAGACTGGGATGAAGGATTACCATTCGTGTTGTATGCCATCCGCAACACTCGACAAGAAAGTCTTGGATATTCTCCAGCCGAGTTGTTATATGGAAGGAAAGTGAGAGGTCCTTTGGAGATACTCTATGACATATGGTCAGATCAGACGAAAGAGGTAACATTAGGAGATTATGCTAAGAACTTACAAGGTAAGCTAGAGAGCTCTCGTAAATTTGCACATGACAATTTAAGCATAGCTCAAgataagatgaaattaaattttgataataaagctAAGACACgaagttaaggcatcattaaatgtcttgttatttattgtctatggccgtttggagctccgcttcgtacttgcatcagtgaaatgctggaaagggtattagggccgaatggtcgtaacaatatatatatatatataatatatatatatatatatatatatgtatatatatatatatatatatatatatacatatatatatatatatatatatataaattattgtgcatatattatttacatacacaACATTGCATGACCTAAAACAAATTCAATTGGAAAGAACAGACAAGCTAATAATCAAGTAGGCAAATACAAACAGTAAGCTATGattcaataataagaataattatatcattactgtaagatgcgttaagatgACGTAAGTTTTGCTATGTAAGACGGGCAAACGTGTGTGCGTGTGCAAGTCTCTTAGACTGTCACTCATAGCCCCCAACGGGTTCACATACTCTTCTTTATCGTATATTGTAAGAATATCGCTAGATGGATTTCCTTGTAGGTAACCTtttaatatcttcaatctattTTTAGTATCTATTGTCAACACTTTTGGTACGCGTATTGTTAGTTGAAGTTTGGTAGAATAATGAGGAAAGTTGCTATGAAACTTTGCTATAAGGCGTGATTTCTCCGtcataaattacataaaaagaaaattggtAATCATATCTTCTGCTATACGTTTATTTTACTTCATTTTATGATTATTCTATATCTCAAAATGTAACAGGGTGTGCAGAATATATTGGTAAAAATCCTcatttcatatatattgtatataatcagTTTTCGGTTACACTTCTCATTGAATCAGATACATAAGTATTAAAGTTATGTAATTGTGAAAATCTTTTGAAGAACctaatttatttcttttagaaagaaTTCTAACTTCGTAATATTAAGGAAAAACTTATCTCTTTCCTCTTATATTCgagtattttgaataataataataataataataataataataataataataataataataatgataataatatatgtgtgtgtgcaacaaCATATGCAGTCGTTTAttgtctattgcaggacaaagacctcacacatgACCTTAATCATACCTGAGCTGTGATTTTGGTAAGTTTCCATCGTCACACTAACCACTTCGGATTGACGATTGTTGGAGACTATAGCATGatccttcacagcaaaccaacctagtaagggttacccctgactagtacagcttgctgtatcatggtgatagacaaaccatttcaccacgttaaggtattcccatctgTGTTATGACAAACGCTAAGAGATATATACTGGTATTAAAAAATGACAAGAAATGACAAATGCTCTGTTCTTGATGTAACTGACATTGACGAATAATCCTTCACAAACATTGTGTGTTTCTATTAATCTTCTCAATATAATTTGTTTTATAGcttgtaaatatgagagagagagagagagagagagagagagagagagagagagactgttttgtgtcaatgtccttattttctttcagaTAACAGTTAATCAATTGTGATTGTCTATAACAACTTTGTTgatgctcaaagagagagagagagagagagagagagagagagagagagagagagagagagagagagagagagagagagagattgttttcgtgtcaatgtctttattttctttcagataacAGTTAATCAATTGTTATTGTCTATAACAACTTCGTTgatgctcaaagagagagagagagagagagagagagagagagagagagagagagagattgttttcgtatcaatgtctttattttcttttaggtTATAGTTAATCAATTGTTATTGTCTATAACAGCTTCGTTGATgctcaaaaatatttagatattttgatGTTACAGAAATGAAAACGTCAACAACGGACACCCATCCAACTACTGACCAGACTACCTGCATGTAAAAACCAATTGAATGTCTGACacatatctgagtggggataccttaacgtggtgaaaaggtttatgtatcgccatgatctgcaaagctgtactagtcaggatcactcatactaggttggtttgctgtgagcgatcaggttaaaatctcccaccatcaccaatccgcactagccagcctggtgatgaaagctggccaaagcccagacatggattattgatatgtctgaggcctttgttctgcagtggagtagaaacggttgaatttgttgttgttgttgatatatatatatatatatatatatatatatatatatatatatatgtatatatatacatatatataaatatatatatatatatatatatatatatatatatatatatatatatatatattccccagttGGAACCCGTGTGCTTATAACcgccagcttttccagctagagctctagtctagcaagtaataatatacatatcatatatacatacatatactgtacatatggtatacagtatttatatgtgttatgatcgtatgtgtatatttaaaatGTGTATGTTTGATTTTCACTATGCATTCACATCCTATcccttcttctccttcctcttacTACCCTTTCCTTTTCCATTCACACCTGGAGGGGAAAGGATTCGATTCCAAAGGTCATGAATTAGTCGAAATCGATATTGCCTGACGATTCCAGGATCGTCTGTAGTCACTACAGCATGATCACGAAAAGGAAAACTTTGTAAGGTTTTTCCCatcagccccctccccccccctccccccccccctccccccccccccctccccctccccccctcccccttctctggTGTTGTTAAGAAAAGCTTCAATAAACAAATGGATTTCCCTTTTCAGACTGAATCCGTATAAGTGAAATAGAGTTCATTTCCATTTCTTGTGGTTTCCAGGCTGCTAGTTCCAGCCATTTTTCTAGGATTGAGGAAGAGTTTGCAAGGGGTTGTAAGAGAACAAAGTAAGTTATATCAGGATGGGTTTTTGTAAGATTACAAAGAAGCCATGGAGTTTAGCTGggaatatcatattattttattggAAGAAGAATAGTGGGtgtattttatcattttacttatGTGGGAATTGATACAGCATATTGTAGTGGGTAATGAGTTAGCTTAAATCTCGGGGGTAGCTATATATTAGCAGGAAATTTTCTGATTGCCtgtaaaataataaaggaaaatggaCTAAAAGAGTGAAAGaaagttgaaattaaaaaaaaaaaaagatcgtatAAACACTATTCAATAGGTTAAAATTTGGATTATGGTATTACTTTTAGGTGGTTTGGTCTCGTAGAGAGAATGTGAAATTATATTTCAGCGATAAAATTAGAGGTTTATTCAGTGTTGGGAAACCTACAAATATCTGATTTGACAGAATGGTAGAANNNNNNNNNNNNNNNNNNNNNNNNNNNNNNNNNNNNNNNNNNNNNNNNNNNNNNNNNNNNNNNNNNNNNNNNNNNNNNNNNNNNNNNNNNNNNNNNNNNNNNNNNNNNNNNNNNNNNNNNNNNNNNNNNNNNNNNNNNNNNNNNNNNNNNNNNNNNNNNNNNNNNNNNNNNNNNNNNNNNNNNNNNNNNNNNNNNNNNNNNNNNNNNNNNNNNNNNNNNNNNNNNNNNNNNNNNNNNNNNNNNNNNNNNNNNNNNNNNNNNNNNNNNNNNNNNNNNNNNNNNNNNNNNNNNNNNNNNNNNNNNNNNNNNNNNNNNNNNNNNNNNNNNNNNNNNNNNNNNNNNNNNNNNNNNNNNNNNNNNNNNNNNNNNNNNNNNNNNNNNNNNNNNNNNNNNNNNNNNNNNNNNNNNNNNNNNNNNNNNNNNNNNNNNNNNNNNNNNNNNNNNNNNNNNNNNNNNNNNNNNNNNNNNNNNNNNNNNNNNNNNNNNNNNNNNNNNNNNNNAAGGTTTACtcatgtttatgattgtttcttgtTAGACTTAAGGTATTGTCTTTGGGGcccgctctagttgagcacataatcttgatgtttagggattaagtttttggtatttattttttgccatggaattaagtttgtttcctgtaggattaagtattaacttgtacattttcatgtatgttcatttaagtctttgagatgacttggtacaaggttattttagttttaaggtcttagtcttaaGGTTCTGATTTCttgttattaaactttgttcattttcttggtgtttgactgttgccACCCCCCATTCTCTGTACTCGCATATTTACCGCCaactatctcatttaatatccaacaaagaatctgggggacattttattcaaacatgtataggttaggaacaagataactattattgataatatcatttcGGGTAATTTACATGGGTTTCGCTAGTTTGTTATAAGAATAGCGCGCCGTCATGATTCACTACTATCAATTACGAGTATATCGaaagaaattaaaaacaattaaagaTGCGACTATGTAGATTATTATTTTGGGAATACTGAAAACCTAATGAATTTATTCATAAATCTCTTAAGTGACTAAGACAGTTCGTTACTGGAAAAAAATAGAAATGCGTTTTTTGTTCACAAgacttcagtaataataataataataataataataataataataataataataataataataataacaataatgataataaaaataataacaataacaataataataataataataataataataataataataataataataatagtaataataataatgataataataataatgataataattcttgaattattattaataataataataataataataataataataataataataataataataatactttagcaTTAGAACTTAGGGGAAaatagatatacactatatatcttttttaaattatttctagaaaccttttctttatttctttatgttACTAGTATGAAGGCGTGACTTATTACCTATGTATATTCATCTTGttatttcattaatatctataattGACTGCATAATGCTGTATATAAACTtactatttttatgaataattaacAACGAAGGGTAGTTTTCTCATAATAAATTATTCAAGAACTAGCTTTTTTTACTTTATTGCTAATGGTCatctaattaaagaaaataatataatatgcatataaaaaacCATATAAGAAATGTAGAAAATATGTGGAATGTAATCAATAAATGATAGATCTGTAAAGAAATAATTATTGAATACATTGAAATTATCTGGGAACCGCTTTCCttagtttaaaggttcaaaggtcacttatgaatggcagaggcaagggaaagtgacattgcactatcgagcagagcaatgcccgagagactaaccatatatatatatatatatatatatatatatatatatatatatatatatatatatatatatatacatatatatatatatatatatatatatatatatatacatatatatatatatatatatatatatatatatatatatatgatcagcgcccaagccccctctccaccaaagcttggaccaaggagggccaggcaatggctgctcatgactcaacagattgacctatgggctccccaaaccccacatccttagctcacaagaatgatgaggttacggtgatcaaaggaactaacgagcttgagcgttcaccagtcagggacgttatcgcatcggccaccacaaccctaaaccatACTTCGACTCCAGTTAATTTTCTAAATCACAGTAAGGCAGTTTGTAGTTTTGCATCACAAGGAACTCAATATGCAAACGGACCTTCCCCAACGAACATATATCAGGTTGTGCAACACGAGGCTACAGTCAGAATACAGTTTCAGGCAAACATCCCCCTTTTGGAGTCGCGGACGGAATACGCTATATCAAAACTGGCTAACTGTCGGGAGCTTTATCCTCATCCATATTCATTCCATTTGG
Protein-coding regions in this window:
- the LOC137619914 gene encoding uncharacterized protein, coding for MEPFSISDFSSNPSVHYLRNHRMRKDDWLAIAVNYDISVRKVWRKSQIKNFVINALVEGETLPEEAYDLLDEEGSKLTLKQLELQYAREKEEIDKRGESPSLKGKARTVFLSLTSSESNDYDFTKDSILKAYELMAEYYRLKFRRYKKFDSHSYIEYSHNLVKLHDKWYTAASVTILDEYRELILLEQFIRGVPIDVQRYLFEREVTTLQRAAVLAENYSLIKPHQHSQRQSKKSPGNVSEEKKSSGSYSRSLSEVRCYKCNQLGHMKARCPSNYKEGKSESSDQIWQLGRSSRKFLFLIVIVGVVDELPIRGVDFLMGNDLAGGKVVPSPVIVDTPLEVSPVEDPVLYPSCVVQRSRSLAVVEVPRERGTDVTKDVNVSTTSGTLGKDAVGTVDVDINIDSLFQTDSFGGNVKEKEIGLETKFGLKTGNVVMVNTVNSIENENNSSNVFDYSDNLFDMKCSDIIKAQQEDLSLQSIYSEVVAEDQINTEPVCYYLRNGLLMRKFRSLHTPASSTWEIRNQIVIPASLRQKVLHMAHNVSSSHLGIRKTLSAVLQLFYWPGIRKSVTEYCKSCAVCQLVGKPNQIIKPAPLQPIPVLPEPFDKVILDCVGPLPKSKKQNQYTITMMCSSIRYPDAYPLRNISSKTLIPVLIKFFTQYGIPNDYPD